The stretch of DNA GCAGGCTCCTATGGATCTGCCGATAAAAAACAATCTAAAGGAAGGGTCAGGGCAGGCGAAGGAGGAGGCTCGATCGGGGGATGAAAATAATgtggagcaggagaaagaagagggtgGGAAACCTTTTGTGCCCCCCCTGTGAGTTTGGTCGGATCGTGAAAGAATAGCAACACCTAGTGCTCCTCCGGCGGAAGGGAGCACTGTACATACTTCATCGGATGGGTTCTTTTGGGGGGTGAATGAGAAGGGCTCCCTTATTCTGTTCCCTGCCGGGGGTCCTGAATGGGCAGGGCTGGCATCCGGGCAGGCGCCGGCGTTTTCGGGCTCCCTCCGGCTGCCGCTGTATGCAGCCCCCCCCGCGTTTGACCCTggagggcgggaggggggggaagcgCGGGTGGAGTTTTTTTCGGAGAAGCCCCTACCAGTGGAGCAAGGAGTGGAGATTCATGCATGCTGAATGACAAATTATAAGCCAGAAGCCTACATAGTTCTCTCCATCAAGGCAGATTCAGCTTTAGTGTTCTGCAACAGCCTACTAAGTGCCTAAGAAAACAAGTCTAGCTTCTTTATTAGTTTACTTACAGGAAATGTAGATAGCACTTCTGCCTCCGTAGACTTCACAATTGGAGATGAAAATGCAAACGCAGGACTGCTAGCATTACTTGTTGGCTgtatctgtattttcaaaagaattcaAGGCTTACATTTAAGAGCAACAACTACCTGAATTCACTACCCAACACAAGTCCTGCAGTGACGTTGAAAAGCTTGATGTTTCAGTTATTTTGCAGAGAGAAGTAGTAATAAAACAAAGTCAAGTTTCCTAGTGGGTATAGGACAATATCTTCACAACCAAATTCCAGAAACCCAGAGGAAAAGCTGGAGATGCTACTTAGGTCTAAATGCATGGAAAAGCAAACCAGGAAGCTGAAGAACGGTAAACTCAGCCCAGTGACACTCCAAGAACTTCAGCAAACACCTCAACGTATTACATCAGCTACCTACTTCAAaccatacaaaaatatttcaattgcTCTGGAACAGattgatgtttattttattgcaataaTATGCCAATTATTGCACCCTAGGCTCATTCTATGCGAGGCTTATACGACCACATTACCTCTAATTGAATAACTTCAATAAAGTTGTGGTTTAACCATTGTAGGCaactaagcaccacacagccactcgCTCACTCCCTTCAAGTGGAACAGGGAAAAGAACTGGAAACAAAGAAGTGAAGTTGTTAAATTTGAGGTACCATTAATGACTCATCACAGTAATGGCTACCTGGAAAGACGAATGCCATAACCCTGTACgtacccccagctccctccccttCTTTCCCCCAGCATTCCCCCTTTTGCTGAGGCGAtgggctccggggcagacgtgttctgcagcggagcagggGACCGAGGCGGGCAGGGCTTTTTGTCCGGCATCGAGGCCACTCAGGGGAGCCGCCGGGACCCGGCAGTCCTCgcgagggaggctgacgaggcgcgggcggagccagcagcgccccctcccagGCTGTTTAAAAgttgcccctagggagcgcggcgaccaggacgggcaaacagggtGTGGCGgttagcgcggcagttagcgcggcagttagcgcgggCAGGGCGAGCGGGGGGCCCATCGTCGCTCTGTTGCAGCTGCCTCTCCCTTCGGTGCTTGTAACCTGCTTGCGGAGAACCTGACCATGGTATCAACCAGGCAGAAAACCGTGGCCTCCGCATCTCGTGCGGCATCTCCAGCCACGGTCACCAGTGTGGCTACTCAGACGGAGGGCTCGGGGAAACACGCAGCCGTCCAGGTCCTGGGCTGCAGAGTGTGCCCCAGCCTTCTGTCGGCCTCCGACAGCAGTGGTGGGTATGCCTGTGGGAGGTGTGCCCAGgttgaagaactgctcagccagGTAGCGGTGCTCCGGGAGGAGGTGAACAGGCTCAGGAGCATCAGGGAATCAGAGATGGAAATTGACTGGTGGAGGTGCACTCTACCCTCTCTGAGGCAGGCTCACgagcctgccacagcacaggcgtCTCCTGTTATGCAGAAGACGGAggttccctcctcctgccaggcaGCGGGAGGAGACCTAGATCAAGGGGGGGAATGGAGGCAGGTGCCTATTCGGGGTGGTAGGCGAGCCCTCTCTCTGCCCACCTCACCTTCTCATCTACCCTTAAATAATCGATACGAAGGACTAGAACAAGACAATCTGAATGACAAAGTAGATAAAAACCCGTCCCAGTTGGAGGGGGCGCCTAAGACAAGGCGACCTACACATCGCATTGCCACATCAtccttcaaaaaagaaagaagggctATTGTTATGGGGGGctcccttctgaaagggacagagggaccGATATGCCGACCGGACCCAACCCGCAGAGAAGTCtgttgcctccctggggctcggGTGAGAGactttgccaagaaagtcaagcgcctggtacggcccactgactactacccgctactggtctttcaggctggtagcgatgaagtagcaatgagaagtccgaaggcgatcaaaagagactttagggatttggggcgactacttagaggatcaggggcgcaggttgtgtttgcctctgtccttccgataggggggatcaaAGCTGAAAGGCgtgctgttcacataaactcgtggcttcgagactggtgtgaccggcagaactttgggttctttgatcacgggaaggtctatgctacaccgggcctgatggcaccggatgggatgcgcctctctcagagaggggtaaggatcttgggtcaggagttggcagggctgatagatagggctttaaactagagtcgaagggggaaggggctaaaaccaggcacgccggtgaagacctaagggatggtacgctagaatcagaggggctgtgtgccagtgaggtccttcggtcagatccacaaggtgctgagtgtaaggagacgcacctgaaatgcttctacacgaacgcacgcagtatgaggaataaaatggatgagctagaagtactggcccagtcccgcagtacgacatcatcggcataagcgaaacctggtgggatgagtcctgtgactggggtgttgcgatagatggttacaggctcttcaggagggacaggcagggtaggcgaggtggtggggtggcgatgtatgtgaagcaggggctggactgtgtggaactccaggtcggcgatggcaaagttgagagcctctgggtaaggatcaagggacgaacgaataaaggggatgtcgttgtgggagtctattacagaccgcctggccaggacgatagcgccgataaattattctttacagaactaagagaggcctcgagattaactccccttgtccttatgggggacttcaacttgccagacgttaactgggagtgccacacggctgacacgagcaagtccaggaggttcatgaagcacctagatgataacttctcggtgcaggtgctaacggagccaactaggaaaggtgccctcctagacctgttgctagaaaacagagagggtctggtgggagatgtggtgattggtggccgcctcggtcatagcgaccatgaagtggttgagttcaaactttacggtgacagaaggaaaagtgccaccaaaacctcatccctagatatggggaaagcggacttcaggctgctcagggaactagtcagcaaggtcccctgggaagctgctcttgaaggcctcgatgtccaccagtgctgatcattctttaagcgatgcctcctagaagcacaagatcaggcaattcctaaatatcgcaagtcaggcaggcggggcaggaggccggcgtggctgaccaggaacattctaatggagataaggcggaaacagagagtgtttcgctactggaaggagggccaggtgtcatggaaagaatacagggatgctgttcgtgtttgtagggagaaaattcgtgtggccaaagcacacctagagttgaagctggctgtggctgtgagagaaaataaaaagggtttttttagatatgtgaatggaaaaaggagagctaaagaatacatagggccactccttgatagggaaggtctcctcacagacaatgacacaggcaaagcagagacacttaacgccttctttgcctctgtcttcaatgccgatgatgggcttcgggacccagggtgccctgagctggaggaccgggacagtggggatgacaaactcccaaccgaccctgaacgtgtgcgggatttgctactccacctggatccctacaagtccatgggtccagatgggattcatccccgggtgctgaaagagctggcggatgtcatcgcggaacctctctcaattatttttcaacgatcctgggaatttggagaggtcccggtagactggaagctggcaaatgttgtgccgattttcaggaagggtcagaaagaagaccctagcaattacaggcctgtcagtctcatcagtgcctggtaaaatcatggagaagatggttctcaaacttattgaggcgcacctgggggacaaagcagtcattggtcccagccagcatgggtttgtgaagggtaggtcctgcctaactaatctgatttccttttatgataagatcacccgtatggtggaccaagggaaaccagctgatgtgatttttttggacttcagcaaggcttttgacacggtttcccataggatcctactggacaaaatgtccaccatacagctaaataaaaacatcatacgatgggtgagcaattggctaaccggcagggcccaaagggttatggtgaatgggtctgcgtcaggctggcgggcggtcacctgtggggtccctcaaggctccattttagggccggtacttttcaatatttttataaacgatctggatgtaggaatagaaggtattttgagcaagtttgctgatgacaccaaacttggaggagttgtggactctgttgagggtggaaaggccttgcagagagatctggataggttggagagctgggcgatcaccaaccgcatgaagttcaataagagcaagtgccgggtcctgcacgtgggacggggaaaccctggctgcacgtacagcctgggcgatgagacgctggagagcagcctagaagagagggatctgggggtcgtggtagacagcaagttgaatatgagccagcagtgtgccctggcagccaggagggccaaccgtgtcctggggtgcatcaagcacggcatcgctagtaggtcgagggaggtgattgtcccgctctactttgcgctggtgcggcctcacctcgagtactgtgtgcagttctgggcaccacagtataaaaaggacatgaaactgttggagagtgtccagaggagggctacgaagatggtgaaaggcctggaggggaagacgtacgaggaacggctgagggcactgggcctgttcagcctggagaagaggaggctgaggggagacctcatcgcagtctacaacttcctcgtaagggggtgtcgagaggcaggagaccttttctccattaacaccagtgacaggacccgcgggaacggggttaagctgaggcaggggaaatttaggcttgacatcagagggggttcttcacagagagggtggttgcacactggaacaggctccccagggaagtggtcactgcaccgagcctgtctgaatttaagaagagattggactgtgcacttagtcacgtggtctgaacttttgggtagacttgtgcggtgtcaagagttggacttgatgttccttaagggtcccttccaactcaggatactctatgattctatgattctatttattGCTGGGAATGATGCTAAATGGTGTGGAGTATCCCCTTGGTCCTCTGGGGTCGGTTGTCCTGGCTGGGTGCCCTCCCAGCCTCTTGTGCATACCCAacctcctcgctggcagggcggtgtgagaaacagaaaaggactCGTcactgtgcaagcactgctcagcaacagctaAAACACCAGTGCCTTAGCAACACTGTTTTGGTCACAAATCTGCAACGCAGCACCatctactatgaagaaaattaactctacccCCGCCCAAATCAGTATAAATAGCTTGCCATAAAAGCCacaccccattccccccccgAATCCCGCAGCATTTGAAGCAGTTACACAATCGCATTAAACAGAAGTTTGCAAGGTCTAAGACTGAGAGAAGCAGAATCAAAACATTTGTGCGTTTTTCCCCAAACTGGCATGCGACCCCAATTTATTCAGCCAAGCACAAACTAACATTCATTAGCTTCACGAGCACCACACAACTCGCAACAAAGCGGCATACTCACCCGAAGAAGTACTGACAGCAAAAAGACTTACCTGGCCCGCCGCCGTGATTGCCATGTCTCCCGCCGCCATTGAATTTGTCATGCTCGTCGTAGTCGTCGCCACTGAATTTGTCTTGCTCTTTGCCAGTGTTAGATAAGGTATGCCCGTGGCCACTGCTGTGTATGTCGCGCCCACCGACACCGCTGGATATGTCACGCTCCCCCCTGCCACTGAGTATGTCATTTGTTCTacctcctcttcctccgcctcctcttcctcctctagATATGTCATGTTCGCCTCCGCTGCTGATGGATTGCCCGCCCCCGGCGCTGCAGCTGGATTTCCCACCCCCGGCGCTACTGCCAGGTTTCCCTCGCCTGCTGCTGCATTTCCTGcgcccactgctgctgctgctgctggattgGCTGcgcccactgctgctgctgctgcatttcctgcgcccactgctgctgctgctgctggcctggctgcgcccactgctgctgctgctgctggattgGCTGCGCCCACcactactgctgctgctgcatttcctGCGCCCACCGCTGCTGCTGGACTGGCTGcgcccactgctgctgctgctgctgctgctggactgGCTGCGCCCACCGCTGCTGGATTTCCTGCAACCGCATCTGCTTTGCGACTTCCCATATCTCCCGCTGCTTCTCCATGGCCCGTGCCCGTCGCTTCCACTCTTCTTGAAATTCCTGTTTTCGCCGCTCGATTATCCAGgccagctccttctgcaggGCTTCCCATGCCTTTTGCTTCTGCTGGATTCGCTCTTCCCGTCGCTGCTGCCGGCGTTGCCATGCCCAGCGCTGCAGCAGGCATTGCAATGCCCGTTGCTGCCTCTGGAGAGGCAAcgccctttgctgctgctggaattGCCATGCCCGTCGCAGCTGCTGGAGTTGCCATGCTCGTTGCAGCTGTTGAAACAGTGCTTGGTGACGCCCAGACAGCACTACTACCAACAAAACTAAAATTGAACTGAGGCAGCGACGCAGTACCGATGGGTAGGGGGATGAAAGCTGGTCTTCACATTTGTAGCATGCATGCTGAATGACAAATTATAAGCCAGAAGCCTACATAGTTCTCTCCATCAAGGCAGATTCAGCTTTAGTGTTCTGCAACAGCCTACTAAATGCCTAAGAAAACAAGTCTAGCTTCTTTATTAGTTTACTTACAGGAAATGTAGATAGCACTTCTGCCTCCGTAGACTTCACAGTTAGCAGTcctgcatttgcattttcatctcTAACACTACTTGTTGGCTgtatctgtattttcaaaagaattcaAGGCTTACATTTAAGAGCAACAACTACCTGAATTCACTACCCAACACAAGTCCTGCAGTGACGTTGAAAAGCTTGATGTTTCAGTTATTTTGCAGAGAGAAGTAGTAATAAAACAAAGTCAAGTTTCCTAGTGGGTATAGGACAATATCTTCACAACCAAATTCCAGAAACCCAGAGGAAAAGCTGGAGATGCTACTTAGGTCTAAATGCATGGAAAAGCAAACCAGGAAGCTGAAGAACGGTAAACTCAGCCCAGTGACACTCCAAGAACTTCAGCAAACACCTCAACGTATTACATCAGCTACCTACTTCAAaccatacaaaaatatttcaattgcTCTGGAACAGattgatgtttattttattgcaataaTATGCCAATTATTGCACCCTAGGCTCATTCTATGCGAGGCTTATACGACCACATTACCTCTAATTTAATAACTTCAATAAAGTTGTGGTTTAACCATTGTAGGCaactaagcaccacacagccactcgCTCACTCCCTTCAAGTGGAACAGGGAAAAGAACTGGAAACAAAGAAGTGAAGTTGTTAAATTTGAGGTACCATTAATGACTCTTCACAGTAATGGCTACCTGGAAAGACGAATGCCATAACCCTGTACGtacccccagctccttccccttctttcaACAACTGTACAGCAAGAACACTGAAAGTTAACTCAAAACCTGTGCAGAACAAAGAGGCACagatcagatttttcttttcctttcctatacTTTGGTCATCAGAGCTCTAGAGAAGCTCCTTTCTAACTACCCTCACACCTCTTCAATTAAGAGTACACTCTCAAGACAAATGAGAAAGCGTTCCTCTTGCAAAATTAGGCAGGAAGGTTGCCAAAGTTTCTAAAGTCACTAcagcagtgacttttttttttttttttcctagtataGTTTCAGAGTTCTTCTCTGATGGACATAAGCAGACAAGCGAAGACAAAAGATATTCTGTTTACCTGAAGTACTGGTTTGGACCCCAAATGAAAAAGCTGGCTTTGCTTGCTCAGGTTCCTTCTCTGATGGTTTAACGAAACTGAAGTTGAATATGGGTTTTGCTGTGCTCTCTTCTTTTGTATGCTCGGACTTCCCAACTGAAAAGATAGGCTGTGCCTTTGACTCTTCAGCGTCAGCTTTCTTTCCAAACGCTAATGGAGCAGCAGAAGTGACAGAATCCTGCTTCTCTTCTGTCCTTCCCAAAATAAACTGTGAGGCAGCTGCAGACTCTGCACTGCCAAAGGAGAAGCCTCCTTTTGTTGAAGGAGCTTCGTCCTTCTTCTCATCTGGCTTCTTAAATGCAAAAGAAGCTGATACAACCTCCTGGTCTCCAGCAGTTCCAAAAGTGAAGCCACTGACTCCAGTTTTATTCTCGTTGGCAGCCATGGCAGTAGCAGAACTTGTACCAAAAGCAAAACCTCCCAATACTggttcctctttcttttcctgctgtccCAGGCTCGCGGCCCCAAACCGAAATGTTGAAGGAGCCTGACTACTTGTAGATGGAAGGCCAAAGgtaaaactgtttctttttccttcttttttactCTCTTCTGATTTAGATAGCGAGG from Anas platyrhynchos isolate ZD024472 breed Pekin duck chromosome 2, IASCAAS_PekinDuck_T2T, whole genome shotgun sequence encodes:
- the LOC140001660 gene encoding uncharacterized protein isoform X2, whose protein sequence is MATPAAATGMAIPAAAKGVASPEAATGIAMPAAALGMATPAAATGRANPAEAKGMGSPAEGAGLDNRAAKTGISRRVEATGTGHGEAAGDMGSRKADAVAGNPAAVGAASPAAAAAAAVGAASPAAAVGAGNAAAAVVVGAANPAAAAAVGAARPAAAAAVGAGNAAAAAVGAANPAAAAAVGAGNAAAGEGNLAVAPGVGNPAAAPGAGNPSAAEANMTYLEEEEEAEEEEVEQMTYSVAGGSVTYPAVSVGATYTAVATGIPYLTLAKSKTNSVATTTTSMTNSMAAGDMAITAAGQIQPTSNASSPAFAFSSPIVKSTEAEVLSTFPESQVLKHTNQ
- the LOC140001660 gene encoding uncharacterized protein isoform X1; its protein translation is MATPAAATGMAIPAAAKGVASPEAATGIAMPAAALGMATPAAATGRANPAEAKGMGSPAEGAGLDNRAAKTGISRRVEATGTGHGEAAGDMGSRKADAVAGNPAAVGAASPAAAAAAAVGAASPAAAVGAGNAAAAVVVGAANPAAAAAVGAARPAAAAAVGAGNAAAAAVGAANPAAAAAVGAGNAAAGEGNLAVAPGVGNPAAAPGAGNPSAAEANMTYLEEEEEAEEEEVEQMTYSVAGGSVTYPAVSVGATYTAVATGIPYLTLAKSKTNSVATTTTSMTNSMAAGDMAITAAGQRGGWVCTRGWEGTQPGQPTPEDQGDTPHHLASFPAINRIIES